A window from bacterium encodes these proteins:
- a CDS encoding SDR family NAD(P)-dependent oxidoreductase, producing the protein MKQRTILVTGVGRVGQLGEAVVRAFGAQGAKVIAIVYRHDEAADCLASLRGEGHDVTAFECDLTNADEVARVAAEVGALTGDRLDGLVNVAGGFEMSGPVRESDPGVWGRMFALNATTAYHATRFFLPMLRNAEGSIVYIGSVAALLESSAPEISAYAASKSAVLKLMRAVAEEERGVVRANAVAPTTIRTGDMVAMLGENAPNTVAREAVADTIAFLMSPEAQAVSGEVLRLQ; encoded by the coding sequence TTGAAGCAACGCACGATTCTCGTCACGGGCGTCGGCCGCGTCGGCCAACTGGGAGAGGCCGTCGTCAGGGCCTTTGGGGCGCAAGGCGCCAAGGTGATCGCGATCGTCTACCGGCACGACGAGGCCGCCGATTGCCTCGCGTCGCTGCGGGGCGAGGGGCACGACGTCACGGCCTTCGAATGCGACCTCACCAACGCCGATGAGGTCGCGCGGGTGGCCGCCGAGGTCGGCGCGCTCACGGGCGATCGCCTGGACGGGCTGGTGAACGTCGCGGGTGGCTTCGAGATGAGCGGCCCCGTGCGCGAGAGCGACCCGGGGGTCTGGGGCCGCATGTTCGCCCTCAATGCGACGACCGCTTACCATGCGACCCGTTTCTTCCTGCCGATGCTGCGCAACGCCGAGGGCTCCATCGTCTACATCGGCTCGGTCGCAGCCCTGCTCGAATCGAGCGCGCCCGAGATCTCGGCCTACGCGGCCTCCAAGAGCGCTGTTCTGAAGCTGATGCGCGCGGTGGCCGAAGAGGAGCGCGGCGTGGTCCGCGCGAACGCCGTGGCCCCGACCACCATCCGGACCGGCGACATGGTCGCGATGCTGGGCGAAAACGCCCCCAACACCGTGGCGCGCGAGGCCGTGGCCGATACGATCGCCTTCCTGATGAGCCCCGAGGCGCAGGCCGTCTCGGGCGAGGTCCTGCGACTCCAATAA
- a CDS encoding DNA-3-methyladenine glycosylase 2 family protein, protein MMEAQRLSPTHYRLAEAHLETIDPDWERLVKLVGPCTLQAHPAREPYEGLVRAVAYQQIHTRAGDAILARLLALYPQTSFPAPRELLETDPAVLRACGFSWRKIETIRGIAEGALSGLVPARHEAWEMRDEDLIARLVSLRGIGRWTVEMLLIYGLERTDILPADDFGVREGYRVLKNLEAAPSAREMARIGQLLSPYRTVASWYLWRIPRS, encoded by the coding sequence ATGATGGAAGCTCAACGCCTGTCTCCCACCCATTACCGCCTCGCCGAGGCGCACCTCGAAACGATCGATCCGGACTGGGAACGCCTGGTGAAGCTGGTCGGCCCTTGCACCCTACAGGCGCACCCCGCGCGCGAGCCCTACGAGGGCCTGGTGAGGGCGGTCGCCTACCAGCAGATCCACACCCGCGCAGGGGATGCGATTCTCGCAAGGCTTCTGGCCCTGTACCCTCAGACCTCCTTCCCGGCGCCGCGCGAGCTCCTGGAGACGGATCCCGCCGTGTTGCGGGCCTGCGGCTTCTCATGGCGCAAGATCGAGACCATCCGCGGAATCGCCGAAGGCGCGCTGAGCGGCCTGGTGCCGGCGCGCCACGAAGCCTGGGAGATGCGTGACGAGGACCTGATCGCACGCCTCGTCTCCCTTCGCGGCATCGGTCGATGGACCGTCGAGATGCTGCTCATCTACGGCCTCGAGCGCACGGACATCTTGCCCGCGGACGACTTCGGGGTCCGCGAAGGCTACCGGGTACTGAAGAACCTCGAGGCGGCCCCCAGCGCCCGAGAGATGGCCAGGATCGGCCAGCTCCTGAGCCCTTACAGGACCGTCGCCTCCTGGTACCTCTGGCGTATCCCACGATCGTAA
- the nhaD gene encoding sodium:proton antiporter NhaD, whose amino-acid sequence MTLLRTLLLPFLLALTAVLLPSSAWASATDGAVPLDLTGTWFGIASIVIFTLAYALVMGEEALHLRKSKPVMVAAGLIWALIGLAYARAGDTHTAETAIRHNLLEFGELFLFLLAAMTFINTLDDRRVFDALRAWLVGRGFSLRGLFWVTGALAFCISPIADNLTTALLMGAVVLAVGAGKPKFIAVACINVVVAANAGGAFSPFGDITTLMVWQKGLVTFGEFFDLFLPSLVNWLVPATLMAFSIEKGKPDPITEKIEMRRGAMPVLFLFVGTIVLSVCFHNFLHLPPVLGMMTGLGVLKLYGYFMSRAPHPQVAVINEPDDVFAEPLAIPHAHVHKDRFDVFKQLERAEWDTLMFFYGVIVCVGGLGTLGYLTLASNWMYGDLGPTAANVLVGLLSAVVDNIPVMFAVLSMNPDMSHGQWLLVTLTAGVGGSLLSVGSAAGVALMGQARGVYTFLSHLRWTWAIALGYAASIGTHLVINRALF is encoded by the coding sequence ATGACGTTGCTTCGAACCCTGCTCCTTCCCTTCCTACTAGCGCTAACAGCGGTCTTACTACCCTCTAGCGCATGGGCCAGCGCGACGGATGGCGCCGTCCCTCTGGATCTGACGGGCACCTGGTTCGGCATCGCCTCGATCGTCATCTTCACGCTGGCCTACGCCCTGGTCATGGGCGAGGAGGCCCTGCACCTGCGCAAGTCCAAGCCCGTCATGGTCGCAGCCGGTCTCATCTGGGCGCTCATCGGGCTCGCGTACGCGCGCGCGGGCGACACCCACACCGCCGAGACCGCCATCCGGCACAACCTGCTCGAGTTCGGCGAGCTCTTCCTGTTCCTGCTCGCGGCCATGACCTTCATCAACACCCTCGACGACCGCCGGGTGTTCGACGCGCTGCGCGCCTGGCTCGTGGGCCGCGGCTTCTCGCTGCGCGGCCTGTTCTGGGTGACGGGCGCCCTCGCCTTCTGCATCTCGCCCATCGCCGACAACCTGACGACCGCCCTGCTGATGGGGGCCGTCGTGCTGGCGGTCGGAGCCGGCAAGCCCAAGTTCATCGCAGTCGCCTGCATCAACGTGGTGGTCGCCGCCAACGCCGGGGGCGCCTTCAGCCCCTTCGGGGACATCACGACCCTCATGGTCTGGCAGAAGGGCCTCGTGACCTTCGGCGAATTCTTCGACCTGTTCCTGCCGTCGCTGGTCAACTGGCTGGTGCCCGCGACCCTGATGGCCTTCTCCATCGAGAAGGGCAAGCCCGACCCCATCACCGAGAAAATCGAGATGCGCCGCGGCGCCATGCCCGTCCTTTTCCTCTTCGTCGGCACCATCGTGCTCTCGGTGTGCTTCCACAACTTCCTGCACCTGCCCCCGGTGCTCGGGATGATGACGGGCCTCGGCGTGCTCAAGCTCTACGGCTACTTCATGAGCCGCGCGCCCCACCCCCAGGTGGCCGTCATCAACGAGCCGGACGACGTCTTCGCCGAGCCGCTCGCCATCCCCCACGCCCACGTCCACAAGGATCGCTTCGACGTCTTCAAGCAGCTGGAGCGCGCCGAGTGGGACACCCTCATGTTCTTCTACGGGGTCATCGTCTGCGTGGGCGGCCTGGGCACCCTCGGCTACCTGACGCTCGCCTCCAACTGGATGTACGGGGACCTGGGGCCGACGGCCGCCAACGTGCTCGTCGGGCTCCTCTCGGCGGTCGTGGACAACATCCCGGTCATGTTCGCCGTGCTCTCCATGAACCCCGACATGTCCCACGGCCAGTGGCTGCTCGTCACGCTCACCGCGGGCGTGGGCGGCTCGCTGCTCTCGGTCGGCTCGGCGGCGGGTGTCGCCCTGATGGGCCAGGCCCGCGGGGTCTACACCTTCTTGTCGCACCTGCGCTGGACCTGGGCAATCGCCCTGGGCTACGCGGCGAGCATCGGCACGCACCTGGTCATCAATCGCGCGTTGTTCTAG
- a CDS encoding response regulator transcription factor → METKPARILLVEDEPNIAEFIATILRAEHFEVSVERDGMRGMIAAYQTSPDLVILDRMLPNLDGLELCRRLRKTSDVPILMLTALDKPSDRVEGLNSGASDYLPKPFDLDELIARVNVQLRARNGRPRTFHALGDLTLDESTREVFRAEQRINLTAKEFDLLTLFLRHPRQLLTRQQLLDGVWGQDFYGEDNVLEVYVHYLRTKIERKGWSKMIHTVRGVGYLIKPGEAP, encoded by the coding sequence ATGGAAACCAAGCCCGCTCGCATCCTCCTGGTCGAGGATGAGCCGAACATCGCGGAGTTCATCGCCACGATCCTTCGCGCCGAGCACTTCGAGGTCAGCGTGGAGCGCGACGGGATGCGCGGTATGATCGCGGCCTACCAGACCAGTCCCGACCTGGTCATCCTCGATCGGATGCTGCCGAACCTGGACGGCCTCGAGCTCTGCCGGCGCCTGCGCAAGACCTCGGACGTCCCGATTCTGATGCTGACGGCCCTGGACAAGCCCTCGGATCGGGTGGAGGGCCTCAACAGCGGGGCCTCGGATTACCTGCCGAAGCCCTTCGACCTGGACGAGCTGATCGCCCGGGTCAACGTGCAGCTTCGCGCGCGCAACGGCCGACCTAGAACCTTCCACGCGCTCGGGGATCTGACCCTCGACGAGAGCACCCGCGAGGTCTTTCGCGCTGAGCAGCGCATCAACCTCACCGCCAAGGAGTTCGACCTGCTCACCCTCTTCTTGCGCCACCCGCGCCAGTTGCTCACCCGCCAGCAACTGCTGGACGGGGTCTGGGGACAGGACTTCTACGGGGAGGACAACGTCCTCGAGGTGTACGTCCACTACCTGCGCACCAAGATCGAACGCAAGGGCTGGTCGAAGATGATTCACACCGTGCGGGGGGTCGGTTACCTGATCAAGCCGGGCGAAGCCCCTTGA
- a CDS encoding c-type cytochrome, which yields MSMMQASAKRKLKTFARLGVLSASVAAVLSGCALFKAAQRPPESVTVAKTPERVARGEYLATTVMSCVGCHSPLSESHGLVPGKEWSGGRLFGKADGLPGNIYSTNLSSDPETGLGSWTDGEILRAMREGVSKDGTALFPLMPYPGYHQMSDEDAHSIVAYLRTLPALKASHPKRELDFPLSLIVNTIPKPLEKPVAPPAADPVSRGKYLATMASCTDCHTPMEKGQPVMEKYFSGGNKFTEHGHTVVVSNITQDKTTGIGAWTDAQIERAIRFGQRPDGRMLSPIMPWMAYNRMSNDDMKALIQYLRTVPAVSSEKPKTTAHS from the coding sequence GTGTCGATGATGCAGGCTTCTGCCAAGCGCAAGCTCAAAACTTTCGCCCGCCTCGGCGTCCTGAGCGCGAGTGTTGCGGCCGTACTCTCCGGATGCGCCCTCTTCAAGGCCGCACAGCGGCCCCCCGAGAGCGTGACCGTCGCGAAGACCCCCGAGCGAGTCGCGCGTGGGGAATACCTGGCCACCACCGTCATGTCGTGCGTCGGCTGTCACAGCCCGCTCAGCGAGTCCCACGGGCTGGTTCCGGGCAAGGAATGGTCCGGCGGCCGCTTGTTCGGCAAGGCGGACGGTTTGCCGGGCAACATCTACTCGACCAACCTGAGCTCGGATCCCGAGACGGGCCTCGGCTCGTGGACCGACGGCGAGATCCTGCGCGCCATGCGCGAGGGCGTGAGCAAGGACGGGACGGCGCTCTTCCCCTTGATGCCCTACCCGGGCTACCACCAGATGAGCGATGAGGACGCCCATTCCATCGTCGCTTACCTGCGCACCCTGCCTGCGCTCAAGGCCTCGCACCCCAAGCGCGAGCTGGATTTCCCCTTGAGCCTCATCGTCAACACCATCCCCAAGCCCCTCGAGAAGCCGGTGGCGCCGCCTGCCGCCGATCCGGTCAGCCGCGGCAAGTACCTGGCTACCATGGCCAGCTGCACCGATTGTCACACCCCCATGGAGAAGGGCCAGCCCGTCATGGAGAAGTACTTCTCGGGCGGCAACAAGTTCACCGAGCACGGCCACACCGTGGTGGTCTCGAACATCACCCAGGACAAGACCACGGGCATCGGCGCCTGGACCGACGCGCAGATCGAGCGCGCCATCCGCTTCGGCCAGCGGCCGGACGGCCGTATGCTGAGCCCCATCATGCCCTGGATGGCCTACAACCGCATGAGCAACGACGACATGAAGGCCCTCATCCAGTACCTGCGCACGGTCCCGGCCGTCTCCAGCGAGAAGCCCAAGACGACCGCGCACTCCTAG
- the ada gene encoding bifunctional DNA-binding transcriptional regulator/O6-methylguanine-DNA methyltransferase Ada: MKALEKRTQQAAATENDPRWASLVARDAAMDGRFYYSVETTGVYCKPSCAARRPRPENVRFYETAEAAVLAGFRPCKRCKPDQPALSEQQAEKVTEACRLIEASERKPSLAELAQHAGISPYHFHRIFKAITGLTPRGYAAAHRAKRVRNELTQGGTVTSAIFDAGYNSNGRFYEESHQILGMTPTAYRNGGANAELRFAIAECSLGSVLIAKSERGVCAILMGDDPEALVRDLQDRFPKAELIGGDADFEDLIAKVVGFIEAPALGLDLPLDIRGTAFQQRVWRALSEIPVGTTMSYTDIANRIGSPRSVRAVAQACAANALAVAIPCHRVVRSDGALSGYRWGVERKRELLAREAEGAAEQ, from the coding sequence ATGAAGGCCCTGGAGAAGCGCACGCAGCAGGCCGCAGCCACTGAAAACGACCCGCGCTGGGCGTCGCTCGTCGCTCGGGACGCTGCAATGGACGGCCGGTTTTACTACTCGGTCGAGACGACGGGTGTGTACTGCAAGCCTTCGTGCGCCGCGCGGCGCCCTCGCCCTGAGAACGTCCGGTTTTACGAGACGGCCGAGGCTGCGGTGCTGGCAGGATTTCGTCCCTGCAAGCGCTGCAAGCCCGATCAGCCCGCGCTGAGCGAGCAACAGGCCGAGAAGGTCACGGAAGCTTGCCGCCTCATCGAGGCCTCGGAGAGGAAGCCGAGCCTCGCTGAGCTTGCGCAGCACGCGGGAATCAGCCCCTATCACTTCCATCGCATCTTCAAGGCGATCACGGGCCTCACCCCGAGAGGATACGCGGCAGCGCATCGCGCGAAGCGCGTGCGCAACGAGCTCACCCAAGGAGGAACGGTGACGTCAGCCATCTTCGACGCCGGTTACAACTCGAACGGTCGATTTTACGAGGAATCGCATCAGATCCTCGGGATGACCCCCACGGCCTACCGGAACGGCGGCGCCAACGCCGAGCTCCGCTTCGCCATCGCCGAGTGTTCGCTCGGGAGCGTGCTCATCGCCAAGAGCGAGCGGGGCGTTTGTGCCATCCTGATGGGCGACGACCCCGAGGCCCTGGTGCGCGATCTGCAGGACCGTTTCCCAAAGGCCGAACTGATCGGCGGGGATGCCGACTTCGAAGACCTCATCGCCAAGGTGGTGGGCTTCATCGAGGCACCGGCTTTGGGCCTCGACTTGCCGCTCGATATTCGAGGCACCGCCTTCCAGCAGCGGGTCTGGCGCGCGCTGAGCGAGATTCCCGTCGGCACGACCATGAGCTACACCGATATCGCCAACCGTATCGGTTCGCCTCGTTCGGTCAGAGCGGTCGCCCAAGCCTGCGCGGCGAACGCCTTGGCCGTGGCGATTCCCTGCCATCGCGTCGTGCGTAGTGACGGCGCGCTATCGGGGTATCGCTGGGGCGTCGAGCGCAAGCGCGAGTTGCTGGCGCGAGAGGCCGAAGGGGCCGCCGAGCAATAA
- a CDS encoding DEAD/DEAH box helicase: MTAHFEEFDLHPAVQRGLKALGFERPTPVQQHTIPLVLAGRDALVQAKTGSGKTLAFGLPLLSLLAPKGYPQALVVVPTRELAIQVCEAIASIGSMGSLKVFPIYGGVSLNRQEEAVRRGVDLVVGTPGRLKDLLQRGTLNLGRVRILVLDEADQMLDMGFRRDIEHLMGHLPQRQQTLILSATMPKEIEAIAHKHLKDPAVVKLVQQAEVSPREISHYYLRLKPEQRLDALIAMLEDEQPDRAIIFTQMKHETKRLALKLEQRASIKAGFLNGNMSQNARNTMLDRFRSGEIRTLVATDVAARGLDIEGVSHVFHYAVPTTAETYIHRSGRTGRNGSEGKTVIMVTADGEATFKVIQKKIACEPFPLDLSRLPAPDPAAEAEPARAPRQGGGRNRQAQATGQGNGRNRQSQTSGHGGDRNRQAQASGQGGGRNRQSQASEQPARRR, translated from the coding sequence TTGACCGCTCATTTCGAGGAGTTTGACCTCCATCCGGCCGTGCAGCGGGGCTTGAAGGCGCTCGGTTTCGAGCGCCCCACCCCCGTTCAGCAGCACACCATCCCGCTGGTCCTGGCCGGGCGTGACGCCCTGGTCCAGGCCAAGACCGGCTCGGGCAAGACCCTGGCCTTCGGGCTCCCGCTGCTGTCGCTGCTCGCGCCCAAGGGGTACCCGCAGGCGCTGGTCGTCGTGCCCACCCGGGAGCTTGCGATCCAGGTCTGCGAGGCGATCGCCTCGATCGGGAGCATGGGGAGCCTCAAGGTGTTCCCCATCTACGGGGGCGTCAGCCTCAACCGGCAAGAAGAGGCCGTGCGTCGGGGGGTGGACCTGGTGGTCGGCACCCCGGGCCGCCTCAAGGACCTGCTGCAGCGCGGCACCCTGAACCTCGGCCGGGTGCGGATCCTGGTGCTCGACGAAGCCGACCAGATGCTCGACATGGGCTTCCGGCGCGACATCGAGCACCTGATGGGCCACCTGCCCCAGCGGCAGCAAACCTTGATCCTCTCGGCGACCATGCCCAAGGAGATCGAGGCGATCGCCCACAAGCACCTCAAGGACCCCGCGGTGGTGAAGCTGGTGCAGCAGGCCGAGGTCTCGCCCCGCGAGATCAGCCACTACTACCTGCGCCTCAAGCCCGAGCAGCGTCTCGACGCCCTCATCGCCATGCTTGAGGACGAGCAGCCGGATCGGGCGATCATCTTCACCCAGATGAAGCACGAGACCAAGCGCCTGGCTCTCAAGCTGGAGCAGCGGGCGAGCATCAAGGCGGGCTTCCTCAACGGCAACATGTCGCAGAACGCCCGCAACACCATGCTCGATCGCTTCCGTTCCGGCGAGATTCGGACCCTGGTGGCGACCGACGTGGCCGCGCGCGGCCTCGACATCGAGGGCGTCAGCCACGTCTTCCACTACGCGGTGCCGACGACCGCCGAGACCTACATCCATCGCAGCGGCCGCACCGGCCGTAACGGCAGCGAGGGCAAGACCGTCATCATGGTGACGGCCGACGGCGAAGCGACTTTCAAGGTGATCCAGAAGAAGATCGCCTGCGAGCCCTTCCCGCTCGACCTGTCGCGCCTGCCGGCTCCCGATCCGGCCGCGGAGGCCGAACCCGCCCGCGCGCCGCGCCAGGGCGGCGGCCGGAATCGTCAGGCCCAGGCAACCGGGCAAGGAAACGGCCGTAACCGGCAGTCCCAGACCTCGGGGCACGGTGGCGACCGGAACCGGCAAGCTCAAGCCTCGGGCCAGGGGGGTGGCCGAAACCGCCAGTCCCAGGCGTCGGAGCAGCCCGCCCGCAGACGTTAA
- a CDS encoding aconitate hydratase codes for MIDTTPEMVRSIYERMEERLAVVRQRLARPLTLAEKVVFGHLDKPADQVLMPGTAYLSLRPDRVIMQDATAQMAILQFMQAQLPRVQVPTTVHCDHLIQAYEGALADTRRAEMSNKEVYDFLKSACAKFGIGFWGPGSGIIHQVVLENYAFPGGLIIGSDSHTPNMGGLAMVAIGVGGADTVDVMAGFPWEVLQPKLVGVKLTGELSGWTAPKDVILKVAGILTVKGGTNRIIEYFGPGARTISATGKATICNMGAEVGATSSIFPYDPHSARYLKATDREALADLANRHCNLLAADPEVEEFPEQFFDQVITIDLSTLEPHVVGPHTPDLARPVSQLAQDVETHQYPGRISVALVGSCTNSSYEDISRAADIAEQAKAVGAKMAVPFMVSPGSEMIHQTIQRDGLLDSLEAVGATVLANACGPCIGQWRRDEVQKGEQNTIITSFNRNFPGRNDANPETFAFIASPEITMAYGLAGTLCFNPLTDSLSTPDGSTYKLAPPKPAPEVPENGFIGRRVGYVEPPEDGSGVEILIPPGSERLHVLAPFEPMVDTEFNEMPVLIKTKGKTTTDHISPAGAWLRYRGHLDRISDNMLTGAINAWSGERGKTVNVFTDEGGLDVPAVARDYKARGKRWVIVGDENYGEGSSREHAAMSPRYLGCAAVIARSFARIHESNLKKQGILPLTFVNPADYDKIQQGDRVSLEYLHELDPVRTINMLVKHPDGTADVITLNHTLTLEQIGWFYAGSALNLLKKIENKPA; via the coding sequence ATGATCGACACCACCCCTGAAATGGTCCGGTCCATCTACGAACGAATGGAGGAGCGCCTTGCGGTCGTTCGCCAGCGTCTCGCGCGCCCCTTGACCCTGGCGGAGAAGGTCGTCTTCGGCCACCTGGACAAGCCTGCCGACCAGGTCCTGATGCCGGGCACCGCCTACCTCAGCCTGCGACCCGATCGCGTCATCATGCAGGACGCCACCGCGCAGATGGCCATCCTCCAGTTCATGCAGGCCCAGCTGCCCCGGGTGCAGGTGCCCACGACGGTCCACTGCGACCACCTGATCCAGGCGTACGAGGGGGCGCTGGCCGACACCCGGCGCGCCGAGATGAGCAACAAGGAGGTCTACGACTTCCTGAAGAGCGCCTGCGCCAAGTTTGGCATCGGCTTCTGGGGGCCGGGCTCGGGCATCATCCACCAGGTGGTGCTCGAGAACTACGCCTTCCCCGGCGGCCTCATCATCGGGTCCGACTCCCACACCCCCAACATGGGGGGCCTCGCGATGGTGGCCATCGGGGTCGGCGGGGCGGACACGGTCGACGTCATGGCGGGCTTCCCGTGGGAGGTCTTGCAGCCGAAGCTCGTGGGGGTCAAGCTCACGGGCGAGCTCTCGGGCTGGACCGCGCCCAAGGACGTCATCCTCAAGGTAGCGGGGATCCTGACGGTCAAGGGCGGCACCAACCGGATCATCGAGTACTTCGGCCCCGGCGCCCGGACCATCAGCGCCACCGGCAAGGCCACCATCTGCAACATGGGGGCTGAAGTCGGCGCTACCTCCTCGATCTTCCCCTACGACCCGCACAGCGCGCGCTACCTCAAGGCCACCGATCGCGAGGCCCTCGCGGATCTGGCCAATCGGCACTGCAACCTCTTGGCGGCCGATCCCGAGGTCGAGGAGTTCCCCGAGCAATTCTTCGACCAGGTCATCACGATCGACCTCAGCACCCTGGAGCCCCACGTGGTGGGCCCCCACACCCCTGATCTGGCGCGGCCGGTCTCGCAGCTCGCCCAGGACGTCGAGACCCATCAGTACCCGGGGCGGATCTCGGTGGCGCTCGTGGGCAGTTGCACCAACTCCAGCTACGAGGACATCTCGCGGGCGGCCGACATCGCCGAGCAGGCCAAGGCGGTCGGGGCCAAGATGGCGGTGCCCTTCATGGTGAGCCCCGGCTCCGAGATGATCCATCAGACCATCCAGCGCGACGGGTTGCTCGATAGTCTTGAGGCGGTGGGAGCGACGGTACTTGCCAACGCCTGCGGCCCCTGCATCGGCCAGTGGCGCCGCGACGAGGTGCAGAAGGGTGAGCAGAACACCATCATCACCTCGTTCAACCGCAACTTCCCGGGGCGCAACGACGCCAACCCGGAGACCTTCGCCTTCATCGCGAGCCCCGAGATCACCATGGCCTACGGCTTGGCGGGAACCCTCTGCTTCAATCCCCTGACCGACTCGCTTTCCACTCCCGATGGCAGCACCTACAAGCTTGCGCCGCCTAAGCCCGCTCCGGAGGTCCCCGAAAATGGCTTCATCGGCCGGCGCGTGGGCTACGTGGAGCCGCCCGAGGACGGCAGCGGGGTCGAGATCCTCATCCCGCCCGGGAGCGAGCGCCTGCATGTGCTGGCGCCGTTCGAGCCCATGGTTGATACCGAGTTCAACGAGATGCCCGTCTTGATCAAGACGAAGGGCAAGACGACCACCGACCACATCTCACCGGCCGGGGCGTGGCTGCGTTACCGCGGCCATCTGGACAGGATCTCGGACAACATGCTCACCGGGGCCATCAACGCCTGGAGCGGCGAACGTGGCAAGACGGTGAACGTCTTCACCGATGAGGGCGGGCTGGATGTACCGGCGGTCGCGCGGGATTACAAGGCACGCGGCAAGCGCTGGGTGATCGTGGGCGACGAGAACTACGGTGAGGGGTCGAGCCGCGAGCATGCGGCCATGAGCCCAAGGTACCTGGGCTGCGCGGCGGTCATCGCGCGCAGCTTCGCGCGCATCCACGAATCCAACCTCAAAAAGCAAGGGATCTTGCCCTTGACCTTCGTCAACCCCGCCGACTACGACAAGATCCAGCAGGGGGATCGGGTCTCGCTGGAGTACCTGCATGAGCTGGATCCCGTGCGCACCATCAACATGCTCGTGAAGCACCCGGACGGCACCGCGGACGTCATCACCCTCAACCACACCCTGACCTTGGAGCAGATCGGCTGGTTCTACGCCGGCTCGGCGCTGAATTTGCTCAAGAAGATCGAGAACAAGCCGGCCTAA
- a CDS encoding HAMP domain-containing protein, which translates to MTIRLRLTLLFALLLSIIGLVRIGAVVGGVSETLYRLARTDAEVRLQQVQNYLSDLHVERTQKGAMRLDLRSSEALIRAFSDDGLYVQIAGPDGRPLNKSPNLGNQQFPLPPVAGFREIDLPLPHLFYSPRILLVTRPLLLAGKQVGWIQVGYPLEEIKRTLHEFRTYELAGWAFALLLALGVGYLFAGRVLAPVSAITDEVNSWMPTDIHRRLPVGGARRDELGKLTQTFNRLFDRLQASFEMERRFVADASHELKSPLTAIRGHLQLIQRLGAARPEECERWAGTAIAEVDRLSRLVNDLLVLARTDEGLHAADFAPLDLGQLLKGIADHYEPLFPRLAVRAPIPELWVVGSDDRLRQVLVNLIDNALRATQQGGEVRLSLESEADEAILRVADAGVGIAPEAIAKLFDRFYRVDDARSRDSGGSGLGLAITSAIVTTHGGTIQVASEVGRGTTFTVRLPLSKHSLSKLSASERVS; encoded by the coding sequence TTGACCATCCGCCTGCGCCTGACCCTGCTCTTCGCGCTCTTGCTCTCGATCATCGGCCTGGTGCGGATCGGCGCGGTCGTGGGGGGCGTCTCGGAAACGCTCTACCGCTTGGCGCGCACGGACGCCGAAGTCCGCTTGCAGCAGGTCCAGAACTACCTGAGCGACCTGCATGTGGAGCGCACCCAGAAAGGGGCCATGCGGCTCGACTTGCGTTCGAGCGAGGCCTTGATCCGGGCCTTCTCGGACGACGGCCTCTACGTGCAGATCGCAGGCCCGGACGGGCGCCCTCTGAACAAGAGCCCGAACCTCGGCAACCAGCAGTTTCCCCTGCCGCCCGTCGCGGGCTTCCGTGAGATCGACCTGCCCCTGCCCCACCTCTTCTACTCGCCGCGCATCCTGCTGGTCACCCGCCCCTTGCTGCTCGCAGGGAAGCAGGTGGGCTGGATCCAGGTGGGTTATCCGCTCGAAGAGATCAAGCGGACCCTGCACGAGTTCAGGACCTATGAGCTCGCCGGATGGGCCTTCGCTCTCCTGCTCGCGCTGGGGGTCGGGTATCTCTTCGCCGGGCGCGTCCTGGCGCCGGTTTCGGCCATCACCGACGAGGTGAACAGCTGGATGCCGACCGATATTCACCGGCGTTTGCCCGTGGGCGGCGCCCGGCGTGACGAGCTCGGCAAGCTGACCCAGACCTTCAATCGCCTCTTCGACAGGCTCCAGGCCTCCTTCGAGATGGAGCGGCGCTTCGTCGCCGACGCCTCGCACGAGCTCAAGAGCCCGCTGACCGCCATCCGGGGCCATTTGCAGCTGATCCAGCGCCTGGGGGCGGCCCGTCCAGAGGAGTGCGAACGCTGGGCCGGGACGGCGATCGCGGAGGTGGACCGCCTCTCGCGCCTGGTCAACGATCTGCTGGTGCTCGCTCGCACGGACGAGGGCCTGCACGCCGCCGATTTCGCCCCACTGGATCTCGGGCAGCTGCTCAAGGGGATCGCCGACCATTACGAGCCCCTCTTTCCGAGGCTCGCCGTGCGAGCGCCCATCCCGGAGCTGTGGGTCGTGGGCAGTGACGATCGCCTGAGGCAGGTGCTCGTCAACCTCATCGATAACGCCCTCAGGGCCACTCAGCAGGGCGGGGAGGTCCGCCTGTCGCTCGAAAGCGAAGCGGACGAGGCGATCCTGCGCGTTGCCGACGCGGGGGTGGGCATCGCCCCTGAGGCGATCGCAAAGCTCTTCGATCGCTTCTACCGGGTCGACGACGCGCGCAGCCGCGACTCGGGCGGCAGCGGGCTGGGCCTCGCCATCACTTCGGCCATCGTGACCACCCACGGCGGGACGATCCAGGTCGCGAGCGAAGTGGGCAGGGGCACGACCTTCACGGTCCGGCTGCCGCTCTCTAAGCATTCTCTAAGCAAACTCTCAGCTTCCGAGCGCGTATCGTAA